A single genomic interval of Spirosoma linguale DSM 74 harbors:
- a CDS encoding metal dependent phosphohydrolase (PFAM: metal-dependent phosphohydrolase HD sub domain~SMART: metal-dependent phosphohydrolase HD region~KEGG: scl:sce3000 hypothetical protein) produces the protein MSAPNKKKILNDPVYGFITIPTELLFDLVEHPYFQRLRRIKQLGLSEYVYPGALHTRFHHALGAMHLMGQAMSTLQSKGHSISSDECEAAQIAILLHDVGHGPFSHVLECCLLEDVPHEEISLLLMRELNQQFNGALSLAIRMFEGTYERPFFHQLISSQLDMDRMDYLNRDGYYTGVAEGAIGAERIIKMLDLVNDQLVVEAKGILSVENFLNARRLMYWQVYLHKTSICAESMLIQILRRARFLIRQTGAEAVFAPESFRLFLQDSISLADFRTNQIYLDAFTRLDDFDIWFCIKQWARHPDFVLSTLCQMLLDRRLFKIMLSTEPFAAELLAELEKQLHQLGLPDEQLSYFLVEGQATNAAYLPSGDRISIKLKSGKVIDIADASDLSNIQVLTNIVRRYYVCWAKELTLLSKPVSQ, from the coding sequence ATGTCAGCGCCTAACAAGAAGAAAATTCTCAACGATCCCGTTTACGGGTTTATCACGATCCCGACCGAATTACTTTTCGATTTGGTTGAGCATCCTTACTTTCAGCGTCTTCGACGTATAAAGCAGTTAGGCTTGTCCGAATACGTTTATCCAGGGGCTCTGCATACCCGTTTTCACCACGCCCTGGGCGCTATGCACCTGATGGGACAAGCGATGAGTACCCTGCAAAGCAAAGGCCATTCCATTAGCAGTGACGAGTGCGAAGCTGCCCAGATTGCCATTTTACTGCACGACGTTGGGCACGGGCCGTTTTCGCATGTGCTGGAATGCTGCCTGCTGGAAGATGTACCGCACGAGGAAATTTCGCTGCTGCTCATGCGTGAACTCAACCAGCAATTTAACGGAGCTCTCTCGCTGGCCATCCGAATGTTTGAAGGGACTTACGAGCGCCCCTTTTTTCATCAGCTGATATCAAGTCAGCTGGATATGGATCGAATGGATTACCTCAACCGCGACGGTTACTATACGGGTGTGGCCGAAGGAGCCATCGGGGCCGAGCGAATCATTAAAATGCTCGACTTGGTAAACGACCAGCTGGTAGTGGAGGCCAAAGGAATTCTAAGCGTCGAGAATTTCCTGAATGCCCGTCGGCTGATGTACTGGCAGGTGTATCTGCATAAAACCTCGATTTGCGCCGAGTCGATGCTGATTCAGATCTTACGGCGGGCGCGTTTTTTGATTCGGCAGACTGGTGCCGAGGCTGTCTTTGCGCCGGAATCATTTCGGCTGTTCTTGCAGGATAGTATTTCGCTGGCCGATTTTCGAACGAATCAAATCTATTTAGATGCCTTTACCCGGCTCGACGATTTCGATATCTGGTTCTGCATCAAGCAATGGGCCAGGCATCCAGATTTTGTACTGTCGACGCTTTGCCAGATGCTGCTCGACCGGAGACTGTTTAAAATCATGCTGTCGACAGAGCCCTTTGCCGCTGAACTGCTCGCCGAGTTGGAAAAGCAGCTGCATCAACTGGGCTTGCCCGATGAGCAGCTCTCTTATTTTCTGGTTGAAGGGCAGGCTACCAATGCCGCTTACCTGCCCTCCGGCGACCGGATCAGTATCAAACTCAAATCGGGGAAGGTTATCGACATTGCCGATGCTTCCGACCTGTCAAATATTCAGGTGCTTACCAACATCGTACGTCGTTATTACGTCTGCTGGGCAAAAGAATTGACATTGTTGAGTAAACCGGTGAGTCAGTAA
- a CDS encoding UDP-3-O-(3-hydroxymyristoyl) glucosamine N- acyltransferase (TIGRFAM: UDP-3-O-[3-hydroxymyristoyl] glucosamine N- acyltransferase~PFAM: UDP-3-O-[3-hydroxymyristoyl] glucosamine N- acyltransferase LpxD; transferase hexapeptide repeat containing protein~KEGG: gsu:GSU2266 UDP-3-O-3-hydroxymyristoyl glucosamine N-acyltransferase), with product MKFTVKQIATLLGGEVAGNDTLAITGLAKIEEGKPGDISFLSNLKYEPFLYTTQASAVIVDRSFQPKKPVLSSLIFVENSYSAFTQLLEEYYKQLSFAKAGVEQPSYVGEGCQIGDQIYRGAFSYIGQNCRIGRNVKIHPHAYVGNNVCIGDNTIIHPGARILDDCVIGKSCVIHPNAVIGSEGFGFAPQPDGTYKTIPQLGNVILEDFVNVGSNTTIDCATMGSTIIRKGAKLDNLIQIGHNVDIGENTVIAAQTGISGSTKLGQNCVIAGQVGFAGHLTIANGTKVGAQSGVGKNVYEEGTSLNSSPAFGLKESMRSLAIFRKLPALEQRLTNLEKKNAK from the coding sequence ATGAAGTTTACAGTCAAGCAGATTGCCACACTGCTGGGGGGCGAAGTCGCCGGAAATGATACATTGGCAATCACGGGATTAGCCAAAATTGAAGAAGGAAAGCCAGGCGATATTTCGTTCCTGTCGAATCTTAAATATGAACCGTTTCTGTATACAACTCAGGCATCGGCGGTGATTGTTGATCGTTCGTTTCAGCCGAAAAAGCCTGTTTTGTCCTCCCTGATTTTTGTGGAAAATTCCTACTCAGCCTTTACGCAGCTGCTGGAGGAATACTATAAGCAACTGAGTTTTGCCAAAGCAGGAGTCGAGCAGCCATCCTACGTGGGTGAGGGCTGTCAGATTGGCGATCAGATCTACCGGGGTGCTTTTTCGTACATCGGACAGAACTGCCGGATTGGGCGGAATGTGAAGATACATCCACATGCGTATGTTGGCAACAACGTCTGCATTGGCGACAACACCATCATCCATCCCGGTGCCCGTATTCTCGACGACTGCGTTATCGGAAAAAGCTGCGTGATCCATCCCAATGCTGTTATCGGCAGTGAAGGGTTTGGATTTGCTCCTCAGCCCGATGGTACCTACAAGACCATTCCGCAGCTGGGCAACGTGATCCTAGAAGATTTTGTCAATGTCGGTTCAAACACAACCATCGACTGCGCTACCATGGGCTCTACCATTATTCGCAAAGGGGCTAAATTGGACAACCTGATTCAGATCGGGCATAATGTCGACATTGGTGAGAACACGGTCATTGCCGCACAGACCGGTATTTCGGGGTCGACGAAGCTTGGTCAGAACTGCGTTATCGCCGGACAGGTTGGCTTTGCCGGTCACCTGACCATTGCCAACGGCACCAAAGTGGGTGCTCAGTCGGGCGTTGGTAAAAATGTGTACGAAGAAGGAACATCCCTCAATAGTTCGCCTGCTTTCGGTCTGAAAGAAAGTATGCGTTCATTAGCCATATTCCGGAAATTGCCGGCCCTCGAACAACGGCTGACGAATCTGGAAAAGAAAAACGCAAAATAA